A single window of Ictalurus furcatus strain D&B chromosome 3, Billie_1.0, whole genome shotgun sequence DNA harbors:
- the sfxn3 gene encoding sideroflexin-3 isoform X2 gives MLLIGRMSAQVPMNMTITGCMLTFYRTTPAVVFWQWVNQSFNAIVNYTNRSGDAPISVNQLGAAYVSATTGAVVTALGLKSLTKHLPAIIGRFVPFAAVAAANCINIPFMRQRELKYGIPVTDEEGNRLGESASAAQQAIIQVVVSRIGMAVPAMAIPPVIMNALEKKAFMKRFPVLNAPVQVGLVGLCLVFATPLCCALFPQKSSMKLSRLEPELQESIRQSSPNTTVVYFNKGL, from the exons ATGCTGCTGATTGGTCGCATGTCTGCACAAGTGCCAATGAACATGACCATCACAGGCTGCATGCTCACATTCTATAG GACAACTCCTGCAGTTGTGTTCTGGCAGTGGGTCAACCAGTCCTTCAATGCCATCGTCAACTACACAAACCGCAGTGGAGATGCACCAATCTCTGTAAA TCAGCTTGGAGCAGCCTATGTCAGTGCTACAACTGGAGCTGTAGTTACTGCTCTTGGCCTCAAATCCCTAACCAAG CACCTGCCAGCTATTATCGGCCGGTTTGTTCCATTTGCTGCAGTGGCAGCAGCAAACTGCATTAACATTCCCTTCATGAGACAACG GGAACTGAAGTATGGTATTCCTGTCACTGATGAGGAGGGTAATCGCCTGGGAGAATCTGCCAGTGCTGCTCAGCAGGCCATTATACAGGTGGTGGTGTCCCGAATCGGCATGGCAGTACCAGCCATGG CTATTCCTCCGGTTATCATGAATGCCTTGGAGAAAAAAGCTTTCATGAAG CGCTTCCCAGTGCTCAATGCCCCAGTACAAGTTGGGCTTGTGGGATTATG TCTGGTGTTTGCTACTCCGTTGTGCTGCGCCCTATTCCCACAGAAGAG ctctatGAAGCTGAGCAGGCTGGAGCCTGAGCTGCAGGAGAGTATACGACAGAGCAGTCCTAACACAACCGTGGTTTATTTCAACAAGGGCTTGTAG
- the selenou1a gene encoding selenoprotein U 1a isoform X1 has product MLPMAFTQVQPVRLARFLRRRNCIFHTNNVVKDQVYDCTSSALQLYSQLPSPSKKKLQILVNKIHPEYKSLNFVGCQSFFKSLTSINANTVCVYSTNQQISMKDQSSQSTICKPKAPSSTMEVTTFMSMWSLSLGAMGAVIAGIILANTDFFLTKSDFATLQYLEDADLKTTDGDEKVFKARTLWETSGAVIMAVRRPGUFLCREEAAELSSLKPQLDKLGVPLYAVVKENLDTEVHDFKPHFAGDVFLDEKQVFYGPTLRKMGGLGFIRLEVWQNFVRAWRSGYQGNVKGEGFILGGVFVIGSGKQGVLLEHREKEFGDKVNNESVLEAAKKIVVQK; this is encoded by the exons ATGCTTCCAATGGCCTTTACACAAGTACAGCCTGTGCGTTTAGCTCGGTTTCTGAGAAGAAGAAACTGTATCTTTCATACAAATAATGTTGTTAAGGATCAAGTCTATGACTGCACTTCCTCGGCTCTGCAGCTCTACAGTCAACTACCCTCACCCTCAAAAAAGAAACTTCAAattttagtaaataaaatacacccaGAGTACAAGTCACTAAACTTTGTGGGATGCCAATCTTTCTTTAAGTCACTTACTTCCATTAACGCCAACACCGTTTGTGTGTATTCGACAAATCAGCAAATATCCATGAAGGACCAGAGCAGCCAGTCCACCATCTGTAAACCTAAAG CACCATCGTCCACCATGGAGGTGACAACCTTCATGAGCATGTGGTCACTCAGCCTTGGAGCTATGGGTGCTGTCATTGCTGGCATAATTCTGGCTAACACAGATTTTTTCCTGACCAAGTCTGATTTTGCTACTCTACAGTATCTGGAAGATGCTGACCTCAAAACCACTGACGGAG atgagAAGGTATTTAAAGCTAGAACTCTTTGGGAGACTTCTGGAGCAGTGATCATGGCTGTACGGCGGCCTGGATGATTTTTGTGTAGAGAG GAAGCCGCTGAGCTATCCTCTCTGAAGCCCCAACTGGACAAGCTTGGGGTTCCTTTGTACGCTGTGGTCAAAGAGAACCTTGATACAGAGGTTCACGATTTCAAACCACACTTTGCTGGAGATGTCTTCCTGGATGAGAAG CAAGTGTTCTATGGTCCCACCCTGAGGAAAATGGGAGGTCTTGGCTTCATTCGTCTGGAAGTTTGGCAAAACTTCGTAAGGGCCTGGAGGTCAGGTTACCAGGGAAACGTGAAAGGAGAGGGCTTCATCCTGGGTGGAGTGTTTGTCATTGGATCTGGCAAGCAG GGAGTTCTTCTGGAACATCGGGAGAAGGAGTTTGGAGACAAAGTCAATAATGAGTCTGTTTTGGAGGCTGCTAAGAAAATAGTAGTTCAGAAATAG
- the selenou1a gene encoding selenoprotein U 1a isoform X2 has translation MEVTTFMSMWSLSLGAMGAVIAGIILANTDFFLTKSDFATLQYLEDADLKTTDGDEKVFKARTLWETSGAVIMAVRRPGUFLCREEAAELSSLKPQLDKLGVPLYAVVKENLDTEVHDFKPHFAGDVFLDEKQVFYGPTLRKMGGLGFIRLEVWQNFVRAWRSGYQGNVKGEGFILGGVFVIGSGKQGVLLEHREKEFGDKVNNESVLEAAKKIVVQK, from the exons ATGGAGGTGACAACCTTCATGAGCATGTGGTCACTCAGCCTTGGAGCTATGGGTGCTGTCATTGCTGGCATAATTCTGGCTAACACAGATTTTTTCCTGACCAAGTCTGATTTTGCTACTCTACAGTATCTGGAAGATGCTGACCTCAAAACCACTGACGGAG atgagAAGGTATTTAAAGCTAGAACTCTTTGGGAGACTTCTGGAGCAGTGATCATGGCTGTACGGCGGCCTGGATGATTTTTGTGTAGAGAG GAAGCCGCTGAGCTATCCTCTCTGAAGCCCCAACTGGACAAGCTTGGGGTTCCTTTGTACGCTGTGGTCAAAGAGAACCTTGATACAGAGGTTCACGATTTCAAACCACACTTTGCTGGAGATGTCTTCCTGGATGAGAAG CAAGTGTTCTATGGTCCCACCCTGAGGAAAATGGGAGGTCTTGGCTTCATTCGTCTGGAAGTTTGGCAAAACTTCGTAAGGGCCTGGAGGTCAGGTTACCAGGGAAACGTGAAAGGAGAGGGCTTCATCCTGGGTGGAGTGTTTGTCATTGGATCTGGCAAGCAG GGAGTTCTTCTGGAACATCGGGAGAAGGAGTTTGGAGACAAAGTCAATAATGAGTCTGTTTTGGAGGCTGCTAAGAAAATAGTAGTTCAGAAATAG
- the sfxn3 gene encoding sideroflexin-3 isoform X1, translating into MSGDLPLNINIKEPQWDQSTFMGRAQHFFTVTDPRNVLLSNEVLEGARVIVEDYRKGIVKPGLTEDQLWRAKYIYDSAFHPDTGEKMLLIGRMSAQVPMNMTITGCMLTFYRTTPAVVFWQWVNQSFNAIVNYTNRSGDAPISVNQLGAAYVSATTGAVVTALGLKSLTKHLPAIIGRFVPFAAVAAANCINIPFMRQRELKYGIPVTDEEGNRLGESASAAQQAIIQVVVSRIGMAVPAMAIPPVIMNALEKKAFMKRFPVLNAPVQVGLVGLCLVFATPLCCALFPQKSSMKLSRLEPELQESIRQSSPNTTVVYFNKGL; encoded by the exons ATGTCTGGGGATTTGCCGCTGAACATCAACATTAAGGAGCCACAGTGGGACCAGAGTACGTTTATGGGCAGAGCTCAGCATTTCTTCACAGTGACTGACCCAAGAAATGTGCTGCTCTCCAATGAGGTTCTGGAGGGTGCGCGAGTCATTGTGGAGGATTACAG GAAAGGAATTGTGAAACCAGGCCTGACAGAGGATCAACTATGGAGGGCCAAATACATCTATGACTCTGCCTTTCATCCTGATACTGGTGAGAAGATGCTGCTGATTGGTCGCATGTCTGCACAAGTGCCAATGAACATGACCATCACAGGCTGCATGCTCACATTCTATAG GACAACTCCTGCAGTTGTGTTCTGGCAGTGGGTCAACCAGTCCTTCAATGCCATCGTCAACTACACAAACCGCAGTGGAGATGCACCAATCTCTGTAAA TCAGCTTGGAGCAGCCTATGTCAGTGCTACAACTGGAGCTGTAGTTACTGCTCTTGGCCTCAAATCCCTAACCAAG CACCTGCCAGCTATTATCGGCCGGTTTGTTCCATTTGCTGCAGTGGCAGCAGCAAACTGCATTAACATTCCCTTCATGAGACAACG GGAACTGAAGTATGGTATTCCTGTCACTGATGAGGAGGGTAATCGCCTGGGAGAATCTGCCAGTGCTGCTCAGCAGGCCATTATACAGGTGGTGGTGTCCCGAATCGGCATGGCAGTACCAGCCATGG CTATTCCTCCGGTTATCATGAATGCCTTGGAGAAAAAAGCTTTCATGAAG CGCTTCCCAGTGCTCAATGCCCCAGTACAAGTTGGGCTTGTGGGATTATG TCTGGTGTTTGCTACTCCGTTGTGCTGCGCCCTATTCCCACAGAAGAG ctctatGAAGCTGAGCAGGCTGGAGCCTGAGCTGCAGGAGAGTATACGACAGAGCAGTCCTAACACAACCGTGGTTTATTTCAACAAGGGCTTGTAG